A stretch of the Haladaptatus sp. R4 genome encodes the following:
- a CDS encoding cytochrome P450 codes for MVLPTEEIYVLAHPEFFRQVLIDDVEAFGKTEDFQMAFGQGVLATEGDQWRRQRNILQPLFHRKQVAGYGDYMVEATQRRLETWSAGKIRDIESEMQISPSKFSLRHSSAVS; via the coding sequence TTGGTTCTTCCAACCGAAGAAATCTATGTGTTAGCCCACCCCGAATTTTTTAGACAAGTCTTGATCGACGACGTTGAGGCATTCGGTAAGACAGAGGATTTCCAGATGGCATTCGGTCAAGGAGTGCTCGCTACCGAGGGCGACCAATGGCGCCGACAGCGGAACATTCTCCAGCCATTGTTTCACCGCAAGCAAGTCGCTGGCTACGGAGACTACATGGTTGAGGCAACACAGCGGCGTCTCGAGACGTGGTCAGCGGGGAAGATTCGGGATATCGAATCAGAGATGCAAATCTCACCCTCGAAATTCTCTTTGCGACACTCTTCGGCCGTGAGCTAA
- a CDS encoding sulfatase — protein sequence MTHPNILWICTDQQRFDTLGCYGNEFVDTPNIDQLSNDGVRFDRCYCQSPVCTPSRASFLTGRYPRTNGVRQNGQSIPTEETLVTAQLADNGYTCGLSGKLHISNCNPEKEEERPMMERRIDDGYAQFHWSHDTQRHWPTNEYYQWLASRNVEFERTPVRDSEYVTTSVPAQHHQTTWCTEKGVEFVEANEDFDEPWLFSVNMFDPHHPFDPPQEYLERYLDRLDEIPLPNYESGELDDKPVFQRQDHRHAYNTPGLFPFPEMDDNDHRLLRAAYWAMCDLIDDQVGQLLDALERTDQREDTIVIFTSDHGELLGDHGIYLKGPYFYEPSVRVPLIISWPTELPTGIETNALVELSDLAPTLLEAAGEEPHPGMQAESLWPRLYGDEPLERHRESVLSELHIDERRASLSLDADDELENEAIAQATMLRTDRYKLVHVRGDGVGELYDLTEDPVERNNRWNDPAYADVKRELLNRLVNRLSGAVDPLPQRKAPW from the coding sequence ATGACACATCCAAACATCCTCTGGATATGTACTGATCAACAACGCTTCGACACGCTCGGCTGCTACGGTAACGAATTTGTTGACACGCCAAACATCGACCAGTTGTCAAATGATGGCGTCCGGTTCGACCGCTGTTACTGTCAGAGCCCTGTTTGTACACCGAGCCGTGCAAGTTTCTTGACTGGAAGATATCCTCGTACGAACGGGGTCCGACAGAATGGCCAATCAATCCCTACTGAGGAGACGCTGGTCACTGCGCAGTTGGCAGACAACGGATACACGTGCGGGTTGTCCGGCAAGCTCCATATCTCGAACTGCAACCCGGAAAAAGAGGAAGAACGACCAATGATGGAACGGCGAATCGACGACGGTTACGCCCAGTTCCACTGGTCGCACGACACTCAACGACACTGGCCGACCAACGAGTACTACCAGTGGCTTGCCAGCCGAAACGTCGAGTTCGAGCGGACGCCTGTTCGGGACTCTGAGTATGTGACCACGTCAGTCCCGGCACAACATCACCAGACGACGTGGTGCACCGAGAAAGGCGTCGAGTTCGTCGAGGCGAACGAGGACTTTGACGAGCCCTGGCTGTTCTCGGTCAACATGTTCGATCCCCACCATCCGTTCGATCCGCCACAGGAATACCTCGAACGTTACCTCGATCGGCTCGACGAGATACCGCTACCAAATTACGAATCGGGCGAACTGGACGACAAACCGGTCTTCCAGCGCCAAGACCACCGCCATGCATACAATACGCCCGGTCTATTCCCATTTCCGGAGATGGACGACAATGACCATCGTCTGCTCCGGGCGGCGTACTGGGCAATGTGCGACCTGATTGACGACCAAGTTGGCCAACTACTCGACGCACTGGAACGAACGGACCAGCGCGAGGACACTATCGTGATCTTCACCTCCGATCACGGGGAACTACTCGGCGACCACGGTATCTACCTCAAGGGACCTTACTTTTACGAGCCGTCCGTCCGGGTTCCGCTGATCATCTCCTGGCCGACGGAGCTTCCAACTGGCATCGAGACCAACGCGTTGGTCGAACTGTCCGACCTCGCGCCCACGCTGCTTGAAGCCGCTGGCGAGGAGCCGCATCCGGGCATGCAAGCAGAATCACTCTGGCCACGACTCTACGGCGACGAACCACTTGAACGGCACCGTGAGTCGGTTCTCAGTGAGCTGCATATCGACGAACGGAGAGCTTCGCTGTCCCTCGACGCTGACGACGAACTCGAGAACGAAGCTATCGCGCAAGCGACGATGCTGAGGACCGACCGGTACAAACTCGTCCATGTTCGGGGAGACGGCGTCGGCGAACTCTATGATCTCACTGAGGACCCCGTCGAACGGAACAACCGATGGAACGACCCGGCTTACGCCGACGTCAAACGGGAGCTGCTCAATCGGCTAGTTAACCGACTCTCCGGCGCGGTCGATCCGTTGCCCCAGAGGAAAGCACCCTGGTGA
- a CDS encoding transposase, with the protein MPERQFSASFDESWPMSTENRHRLWGFGTPRIVKHMPRVKTTTVSFYAINGVSVLRSLESLHKERIVEMFEAIREQNPAGQILLVLDNFSSHVSQHTRTRAKELGITLVFLPIASPHLQPIEPVWNNLK; encoded by the coding sequence ATCCCGGAGAGACAGTTCTCGGCTTCTTTCGATGAATCATGGCCGATGTCGACAGAAAATCGGCATCGGCTCTGGGGCTTTGGCACGCCACGCATCGTGAAGCACATGCCGCGTGTGAAAACGACAACTGTCAGTTTCTACGCGATCAACGGTGTAAGCGTTCTCAGATCACTCGAAAGTCTCCACAAGGAACGAATCGTGGAGATGTTCGAAGCAATCCGCGAACAGAATCCGGCCGGTCAGATTCTGCTCGTCTTGGATAACTTCTCCTCACACGTCTCTCAGCACACACGCACGCGAGCCAAAGAACTCGGCATCACGTTGGTCTTTCTGCCCATCGCCTCGCCGCATCTCCAACCAATCGAACCCGTCTGGAACAATCTCAAATGA
- a CDS encoding TrmB family transcriptional regulator, with protein MTSLRDLGLSSYEEKAYRGLLTLRSGTAEEISEASDVPMGRIYDVLSSLESQNVIRRQPDRHPRTYIAVEPERTVDRLLTARRRDLHQQQTQYETVAAEVLTELETIAPVEGHFWPATVGQGEIAELLADRLDAATNNLVITATTTAGGLFGFEEVYTQTIDRLTDTLNRGVSVRFLFTDQLVMEMPDPLVTELDHLLDVHENFELRTTATLYNTYDVVDEENICVYVANPFDQNSILGTVQVTNENIVQFVQKQWQPRWEVASNNESS; from the coding sequence ATGACGTCGCTTCGTGATCTCGGACTCTCAAGCTATGAAGAAAAAGCATATCGTGGGCTTTTGACGCTCAGGTCCGGTACCGCAGAAGAAATCTCAGAGGCAAGTGATGTCCCAATGGGCCGTATCTACGATGTCCTTTCCAGTCTTGAGTCACAGAACGTTATCCGTCGGCAACCAGACCGCCACCCACGAACATACATTGCTGTCGAACCTGAGCGCACTGTTGACCGCTTGCTCACGGCTCGTCGCCGTGATCTTCACCAACAACAAACGCAGTATGAAACGGTCGCAGCGGAAGTTCTCACCGAGTTAGAAACTATTGCTCCGGTGGAAGGCCATTTCTGGCCTGCGACTGTCGGTCAGGGTGAAATTGCAGAGCTATTGGCTGATCGATTGGATGCCGCTACTAACAACCTCGTAATTACCGCAACCACGACCGCTGGCGGACTCTTCGGCTTTGAAGAAGTATATACACAGACGATTGACCGTCTTACCGATACGCTCAATCGAGGTGTGAGCGTTCGATTCCTATTCACAGACCAGCTTGTTATGGAAATGCCTGACCCACTCGTGACAGAACTCGACCACCTTCTAGATGTCCACGAGAACTTTGAACTTCGAACGACAGCTACGCTCTACAACACCTACGATGTTGTTGATGAGGAAAATATCTGTGTATACGTCGCGAATCCATTTGATCAAAATTCGATCCTTGGGACGGTCCAAGTGACCAATGAGAACATCGTTCAGTTCGTCCAGAAGCAATGGCAGCCCCGATGGGAAGTTGCCTCCAATAATGAGAGTAGCTGA
- a CDS encoding sulfatase-like hydrolase/transferase: protein MAPGFDGKLRRIGRPPGPRVRGFDHSFRFTGYAESPWDPDTCLLSHSSDTYRLLSDAVEERSYQHDPKSTEYEQGETFYQTDAITDYAIDFLEYDRSQDESEGRQPFFLYLAYGAPHFPLAAPQSLIEEYVETYEAGWDVIREDRLQRMIERGVVPDDIVLPPRSDVPAREDWDTHQVRAWDSLSAERQTDLARRMAVFAAMVEMIDRNVGRILDDLVEHGQRENTIVLFMSDNGACYEWHEFGHGADDGPRSDESLADMGTAAADQGLKYGAGWSTAGSTPYRLYKHFGHEGGVRSPLVVDWSGLADDLRDGIVKSVGSSRDFVPTFLDLLDIDLPDSWTAANGNSYQVADLDETSESLADLLTEGEPSGDRDIAWEHEGNAAYRNGPWKLVGKNFGGTDGVPAHQWELYDLSTDPTETTDLAGDCLERVRDLAERWLDWAERNDVPVSDEIEIPAVSE, encoded by the coding sequence GTGGCACCTGGGTTCGACGGCAAACTTCGGCGAATCGGACGCCCCCCGGGACCGCGGGTCCGCGGCTTCGATCACTCGTTCCGATTTACTGGGTATGCCGAGTCGCCGTGGGACCCCGATACCTGCTTGCTCTCCCACTCCTCAGACACCTACCGACTCCTATCGGACGCCGTCGAAGAACGCTCCTACCAGCACGACCCGAAATCGACCGAGTACGAACAGGGAGAAACGTTCTATCAGACTGACGCCATCACGGACTATGCAATCGACTTCCTCGAATACGACCGCTCTCAGGACGAAAGCGAGGGGCGACAGCCGTTCTTCCTGTACCTCGCCTACGGCGCACCACACTTCCCATTGGCAGCCCCGCAGTCGCTGATCGAAGAGTATGTCGAGACCTACGAGGCGGGGTGGGACGTGATTCGAGAGGACCGTCTTCAGCGGATGATCGAGCGTGGCGTTGTTCCCGACGACATCGTTTTACCCCCGCGAAGTGACGTACCCGCTCGCGAGGACTGGGATACTCATCAGGTGAGAGCGTGGGACTCTCTCTCGGCAGAGCGTCAGACTGATCTGGCACGGCGCATGGCTGTGTTCGCAGCAATGGTCGAGATGATCGATCGGAACGTCGGTCGCATACTCGACGACCTGGTTGAGCACGGTCAGCGGGAGAACACAATTGTACTCTTCATGTCCGACAACGGGGCGTGCTACGAGTGGCACGAGTTCGGTCACGGAGCCGATGACGGGCCGCGTTCGGACGAGTCGCTCGCGGACATGGGAACGGCCGCTGCCGACCAGGGCCTCAAGTACGGCGCTGGCTGGTCCACCGCTGGAAGCACGCCGTATCGACTCTACAAGCACTTCGGCCACGAGGGCGGAGTCAGGTCGCCGCTTGTCGTCGACTGGTCAGGTCTCGCCGACGATCTACGGGACGGGATCGTCAAGAGCGTCGGCAGTTCCAGAGACTTCGTGCCGACGTTCTTGGATCTGCTTGACATCGACCTCCCAGACTCGTGGACGGCAGCCAATGGGAATTCCTACCAAGTGGCGGACCTTGACGAGACTAGCGAAAGTCTGGCAGATCTGTTGACCGAGGGCGAGCCATCCGGTGACCGTGACATCGCCTGGGAACACGAGGGCAACGCCGCCTATCGAAACGGGCCGTGGAAGCTCGTTGGGAAGAACTTCGGGGGCACCGACGGCGTTCCCGCCCATCAGTGGGAACTGTACGACCTCTCAACCGACCCCACCGAGACGACCGATCTCGCTGGCGACTGTCTGGAGCGAGTACGTGACCTCGCCGAGCGGTGGCTGGATTGGGCCGAACGCAACGACGTGCCGGTCTCCGACGAAATCGAAATTCCGGCAGTGTCCGAGTAG
- a CDS encoding helix-turn-helix domain-containing protein — translation MKTEDDELAEGTVLPDERVARFEQLLDEKSELELTETMATVCGVHIAAFRVYLTVLDHPHSTIAEIAEILDRDQSTIGKQLQPLYEQELITRYPRTVSSGGVKYLHVAQPLAETAEWLQQELDRWTDAVMAQLSRLGAN, via the coding sequence ATGAAGACAGAAGATGATGAGTTGGCAGAGGGGACAGTACTCCCAGATGAACGTGTAGCGAGATTCGAACAGCTACTGGATGAAAAATCCGAGTTAGAGCTCACGGAGACGATGGCCACGGTATGTGGAGTGCATATAGCAGCATTCCGTGTATATCTTACTGTCCTCGATCATCCACACAGCACGATCGCTGAAATCGCTGAAATTCTCGACCGTGATCAGAGTACGATTGGGAAGCAATTGCAACCGCTATACGAACAAGAATTGATCACTCGGTATCCACGCACTGTCAGTAGTGGTGGTGTCAAGTATTTGCATGTCGCCCAACCACTTGCAGAAACCGCGGAGTGGCTACAGCAGGAGCTGGACAGATGGACAGATGCAGTCATGGCACAACTATCACGACTTGGCGCAAACTAG
- a CDS encoding sulfatase, which produces MSTDPNIVIVHTDDTGRYIGPYGHDIDTPNLQRLANEGTLFRNAYCAAPTCSPSRGALLTGSSPHSNGLIGLAHRGFEIDNYDHHLANYLSHQGFETVLAGQQHEIATSAQEGVNVGGVLGYDRVLEGDESAIGELPIDHDHTRHDLAITEAAVNYLQESSTKNADRPFFLSVGLDNTHQPLPLDQDVMDSNYVGPPKPLPDVPPVREEMAAYHVLAQYVDTCVGRIIDTLTATNQLEETLFLFTTDHGIPFPTMKCNLSEGGTGISLIARFPDEADLQRGTIVDELVSQIDLFPTFCDFLGLPVPDWVEGESILPLLHGTVDSIRNEVFSEVTYHAAYEPKRSIRTERYRYVRRFDENYDQHVAPNTDNGPTKQFFLDLGFFEQQPPTEALYDLFHDPTERNNLVDDSRYEDVYEDLRNRLRNWMERTNDPLLEGAVSKPDGAVVDKQDVLHPYTEPFEAPNVR; this is translated from the coding sequence ATGAGCACGGATCCAAATATCGTAATCGTTCACACAGACGATACTGGTCGATACATAGGCCCCTATGGCCATGATATAGATACACCAAACCTACAGCGACTCGCCAATGAAGGGACCCTTTTCAGGAATGCATACTGCGCTGCACCAACCTGTTCACCAAGTCGAGGGGCACTTCTCACTGGCTCCAGTCCACACTCAAATGGACTAATCGGATTAGCCCACCGTGGGTTTGAAATAGATAACTACGATCATCACCTTGCGAACTATCTCTCGCACCAGGGATTCGAAACGGTACTCGCCGGCCAGCAACACGAAATCGCAACATCAGCCCAGGAGGGAGTCAACGTTGGAGGAGTATTAGGCTACGACCGTGTTCTTGAGGGTGACGAGTCAGCAATTGGCGAACTACCGATCGATCACGACCATACTCGACACGATCTCGCAATCACCGAGGCTGCAGTTAACTATCTTCAAGAATCCAGCACTAAGAACGCCGATCGCCCGTTTTTCCTTTCGGTTGGGCTCGACAATACCCACCAGCCGTTGCCACTTGACCAAGACGTAATGGATTCGAACTACGTGGGGCCACCGAAACCATTACCCGATGTTCCACCAGTACGGGAGGAGATGGCTGCGTACCACGTTCTAGCTCAGTACGTCGATACATGCGTCGGTCGGATAATCGATACGCTTACTGCGACGAACCAACTCGAAGAGACACTATTTTTATTCACGACCGATCACGGAATCCCATTTCCAACGATGAAGTGCAATCTCTCGGAAGGGGGCACCGGGATTTCGTTGATTGCCCGGTTCCCCGATGAAGCGGATTTGCAACGAGGAACCATCGTGGACGAACTCGTCTCTCAAATCGACCTATTCCCCACCTTCTGTGACTTTCTTGGATTACCGGTTCCAGATTGGGTAGAAGGCGAATCGATACTTCCGTTACTCCACGGCACCGTTGACTCGATTCGGAACGAGGTCTTCAGCGAGGTTACGTATCATGCTGCATACGAGCCAAAGCGATCTATCCGAACAGAACGGTACCGGTATGTTCGGCGATTCGACGAAAACTACGATCAGCACGTCGCCCCAAACACGGACAACGGGCCAACGAAACAATTCTTCCTCGATCTTGGATTCTTCGAGCAACAGCCCCCTACCGAGGCACTCTATGACCTGTTTCACGACCCAACCGAGCGAAATAACCTTGTAGACGATTCCAGATACGAGGACGTCTACGAAGATCTTCGAAATCGCTTGAGAAACTGGATGGAGCGGACCAACGACCCACTTCTTGAAGGAGCCGTTTCTAAGCCTGACGGTGCTGTCGTCGACAAGCAAGATGTTCTCCACCCATATACAGAGCCGTTTGAAGCCCCCAACGTGCGCTAA
- a CDS encoding MOSC domain-containing protein, producing the protein MTGSGTVERIFTAPEAEVEMEERTDVEAIAKKGLRGDRYFSEIETGTFVDWEPDEERHDGYDLTLIEQEAVTAIEREAGIELAPGEHRRNIETRDVALNHLVRQRFRIGEAICRGDRLCEPCNHLQRITHDGVLQALTHRGGLRVDILEDGIIRPGDVIKPLE; encoded by the coding sequence ATGACCGGAAGTGGCACCGTCGAACGGATTTTTACTGCACCAGAGGCCGAAGTTGAGATGGAAGAGCGGACTGATGTTGAAGCAATTGCCAAGAAGGGGCTCCGAGGAGATCGCTATTTTAGCGAGATTGAGACGGGAACCTTCGTCGACTGGGAGCCAGATGAGGAACGCCACGATGGATACGACCTTACGTTAATCGAGCAAGAAGCTGTTACAGCAATCGAACGTGAAGCGGGAATCGAACTCGCACCGGGAGAGCACCGACGGAACATCGAGACTCGTGATGTCGCACTCAATCATCTCGTTAGACAACGATTCCGTATCGGTGAGGCCATCTGTCGAGGGGATCGGCTGTGTGAACCATGTAATCATCTTCAGCGTATCACTCACGATGGCGTATTGCAGGCACTCACTCATCGCGGAGGACTCCGAGTGGATATTCTTGAGGATGGAATAATTCGTCCCGGAGACGTCATCAAACCGCTTGAGTAA
- a CDS encoding transcriptional regulator FilR1 domain-containing protein — MWLQELTKHPYQLSELQSISSDLPSQSTIRRILATFAEYEWISEEGGLQRITATGKDVCCAYGELCTAVEQLIEKAPWLQRLPLDAATFPVAALVDADLVVSNPRNPASVLETCLKLDDRNISQFRCLCSVYNPVLFQAYRGLLELGIEAEAILDWPTAKEAAATRGTRYAVKSGKYDNYRPLVIEEPQTLGIGLYDDRKVAVAAYNEAGSGRHIAMIISSNDQLVDWGSELYESYRVKARPASEILLE, encoded by the coding sequence GTGTGGTTACAGGAGCTTACGAAGCATCCGTATCAACTGAGCGAGCTACAGTCTATTTCGAGCGATTTGCCGTCTCAATCGACGATTCGGCGTATTCTTGCGACCTTTGCGGAGTACGAATGGATCTCTGAGGAGGGAGGCCTCCAACGAATCACAGCCACTGGAAAGGACGTCTGTTGTGCATACGGTGAACTGTGCACGGCCGTTGAGCAACTCATCGAAAAAGCACCGTGGCTGCAGCGACTTCCGCTGGATGCTGCAACGTTCCCAGTCGCAGCACTCGTCGATGCTGACCTTGTCGTTTCCAATCCACGTAATCCAGCGTCGGTTCTCGAAACGTGTCTCAAACTGGATGACCGAAACATCAGCCAGTTCCGATGCCTCTGTTCGGTTTATAATCCCGTTCTCTTTCAAGCATATCGTGGGCTGCTGGAACTCGGTATCGAAGCAGAGGCCATTCTAGACTGGCCAACGGCCAAAGAAGCCGCCGCCACTAGAGGGACACGGTATGCAGTCAAGAGCGGTAAGTACGATAACTATCGGCCGCTCGTGATAGAAGAGCCCCAGACGCTCGGAATTGGACTCTACGACGACCGCAAGGTCGCTGTTGCAGCGTACAATGAGGCAGGAAGCGGGCGGCATATTGCGATGATCATCAGTTCGAACGATCAGCTCGTTGACTGGGGGTCAGAGCTGTATGAATCCTATCGAGTGAAGGCACGGCCTGCTTCCGAGATATTGCTCGAATAG
- a CDS encoding cytochrome P450, protein MVSGEDSGYRIRDANLTLEILFATLFGRELTPGDGNELRAASDGLNSWVAPTSWLLPNWVPTPSRRHFSESKEQLRSEIRRLLSEHGEKSKPDSLDQETLLSKLAEAREASGQDHLSTEEVEGQLLTMLFAGYETTAAALGFTWYALSQNPESQQAFHEEVDAVLGGEPPTHADITDLELTQRIVTETLRMYPPVHTIPRQTTQDMNVDGYRIPADTQVHLPLLAIHRDERFYDDPSSFRPDRWTGEFEDSLPDYAFIPFGGGRRTCIGREFATLEATLVLATIGQHWTLEWMGEEAVSIEPEMTMKTQNGLSMQLRPR, encoded by the coding sequence GTGGTCAGCGGGGAAGATTCGGGATATCGAATCAGAGATGCAAATCTCACCCTCGAAATTCTCTTTGCGACACTCTTCGGCCGTGAGCTAACACCAGGAGACGGAAACGAACTTCGAGCCGCATCGGATGGTCTCAATAGTTGGGTTGCACCAACGTCCTGGTTGCTACCGAATTGGGTCCCGACACCGTCACGTCGCCACTTTTCCGAATCAAAGGAACAGCTTCGATCGGAAATTCGCAGACTGCTTTCTGAACACGGTGAGAAGTCGAAGCCTGACAGCCTCGACCAAGAAACACTCTTGTCAAAACTTGCAGAGGCTCGTGAAGCGAGCGGTCAAGATCACCTGAGTACCGAGGAAGTCGAAGGACAGCTGCTCACAATGCTCTTTGCAGGCTATGAGACGACTGCGGCCGCTCTTGGGTTCACCTGGTACGCCTTATCCCAAAATCCCGAGAGTCAACAGGCGTTTCACGAGGAAGTCGATGCGGTACTAGGCGGTGAGCCACCAACACATGCCGACATCACTGACTTAGAACTCACACAGCGGATTGTGACCGAGACACTTCGCATGTACCCGCCGGTGCACACAATCCCTCGCCAAACTACACAGGATATGAACGTCGATGGATATCGAATTCCAGCGGATACACAAGTTCATCTCCCACTGTTAGCGATACACCGTGATGAGCGATTCTACGACGATCCATCGTCATTCCGTCCAGATCGGTGGACAGGTGAGTTTGAGGACTCGCTGCCTGACTACGCATTTATTCCATTCGGTGGAGGACGTCGGACGTGTATCGGGCGAGAATTTGCGACATTGGAAGCAACGCTTGTGTTAGCGACGATCGGTCAACACTGGACGCTTGAATGGATGGGTGAGGAAGCGGTTTCAATCGAACCAGAAATGACGATGAAGACACAAAATGGACTCTCCATGCAACTTCGGCCACGGTAA
- a CDS encoding ParA family protein, giving the protein MAEEHNSGEPRAVSVGVLKGGFGKTTTAINLARELAHRNGSALVVDLDDNGHMSQNLGFTEQYSAEENHAEAVLINGEDPTQYIQTVSHGLDIFPAHVQLEDVQSGLKEATMGTTRLKENLINPLLGDEYEYIVVDCPANRGKLNDNAMYATGNIIIPLRAESGYESGLSSTVQRLVQEARQYFELNILAITPTDLQDRIDQDTRDRSLLQEINNRDGVSKLVPNYARITNDDWEAIDQGKQNGNLPGIRHRAAIDRAHDEGVPLRDYDETCDQLEAYDELAQIVEQGEVVHK; this is encoded by the coding sequence ATGGCAGAGGAACACAACAGCGGAGAACCGCGCGCCGTTTCTGTCGGCGTACTCAAAGGCGGGTTCGGAAAGACAACGACGGCGATTAACCTCGCTCGTGAATTAGCTCATCGAAACGGCTCAGCTCTCGTTGTCGATCTCGACGACAACGGCCACATGAGCCAGAACCTCGGATTCACAGAGCAATATAGTGCCGAAGAGAATCACGCCGAAGCCGTTCTCATCAACGGTGAGGATCCAACGCAATACATTCAAACAGTAAGCCACGGGCTCGATATTTTCCCTGCCCACGTGCAACTCGAAGACGTCCAGAGTGGGCTAAAGGAAGCGACAATGGGAACGACACGACTCAAGGAAAATCTCATCAATCCGCTACTCGGTGATGAGTACGAGTACATTGTGGTCGACTGTCCAGCAAATCGAGGGAAGCTGAACGACAACGCAATGTACGCGACAGGGAATATCATCATCCCTCTTCGTGCAGAGAGTGGATACGAAAGCGGCCTCTCCAGTACCGTTCAACGGCTCGTTCAAGAAGCACGGCAGTACTTTGAGTTGAACATCCTCGCGATCACCCCCACAGACTTACAAGATCGCATCGACCAGGACACGCGCGACCGTTCACTCCTCCAGGAGATCAATAATCGAGATGGTGTCTCGAAACTCGTGCCAAACTATGCGCGAATAACCAATGATGATTGGGAAGCGATTGATCAAGGGAAACAAAACGGTAATCTGCCGGGGATTCGACACCGAGCGGCGATCGATCGTGCGCACGATGAAGGCGTTCCACTTCGAGACTACGATGAGACGTGCGATCAGCTCGAAGCCTACGACGAACTCGCTCAAATCGTCGAGCAGGGGGAGGTGGTGCACAAATGA
- the sugE gene encoding quaternary ammonium compound efflux SMR transporter SugE, whose amino-acid sequence MSWTYLLIAAVFEVGWAVGLEYTGGFTRPVPSVLTILAMVLSMGLLAQAVKTLPIGTAYAVWTGIGAVGTAIAGILLFGEPRNVPRFLFIGFIIAGVAGLKLTGGH is encoded by the coding sequence ATGTCATGGACGTATCTCCTCATCGCTGCCGTCTTTGAGGTTGGCTGGGCGGTCGGTCTTGAATACACAGGAGGGTTTACTCGCCCCGTTCCCAGCGTATTGACTATTCTTGCGATGGTTCTCAGTATGGGACTACTCGCACAAGCGGTCAAAACGCTCCCAATCGGAACAGCCTATGCTGTCTGGACCGGCATCGGAGCAGTTGGGACTGCTATCGCTGGAATTCTCCTTTTTGGAGAACCACGAAATGTCCCCCGGTTTCTCTTCATTGGGTTCATCATCGCTGGTGTTGCCGGGTTAAAACTCACTGGCGGTCACTGA